One segment of Marvinbryantia formatexigens DSM 14469 DNA contains the following:
- a CDS encoding BREX system ATP-binding domain-containing protein encodes MNVEYRENPTMMAEQDVTSGENAAAETDVSEQEENSCGINFLTDFWREKYLQEYIRDGGSKIKFVTGRQGSGKTYFLQLMTKLARRENYKTVRFSARDVWMHDFREIYIEIFHQCDIMDCLEAASHHLIREMGFDEHEIPEGMKFIDYLSQNGMGDALTKREIRAQLKSLFLDNPMLDNNFALACSMLTGSILGYPVLEEQNRELLLAWLEGDRTIKLSQLRAMDFYPSRITRYNARHMLRSLAEIIRMGGYSGLFIAIDDLEILISRSSLEPVHYTKMKREDTYESIRQLIDDIDSMKNIMFVYAFDRKLMDEENTGLKSYQALWMRIQNEIVGERFNRFADMIDLDRLAAQEYTPDVIVAISESIARAQKSAPAAPLSLETAEAIVQQARTGATGIPQLIQSAMQEEKENV; translated from the coding sequence ATGAACGTAGAATACAGAGAAAATCCGACGATGATGGCGGAGCAGGATGTGACATCCGGAGAGAATGCGGCGGCGGAAACGGACGTTTCGGAGCAGGAGGAAAATTCCTGTGGGATTAATTTTCTTACAGATTTCTGGAGAGAAAAATATCTGCAGGAATATATCCGGGACGGCGGCAGCAAAATTAAATTCGTAACTGGCCGCCAGGGAAGCGGAAAAACATATTTCCTGCAATTAATGACAAAGCTTGCGCGCAGGGAGAATTACAAGACCGTGCGCTTTTCCGCGCGCGATGTCTGGATGCATGATTTCCGGGAAATATACATAGAAATTTTTCATCAGTGCGATATTATGGATTGCCTGGAGGCAGCCAGTCATCATCTGATTCGGGAAATGGGGTTTGATGAACACGAGATTCCCGAAGGCATGAAATTTATCGACTATCTTTCACAGAACGGAATGGGGGATGCGCTTACAAAGCGTGAAATCCGTGCACAGCTCAAAAGCCTTTTTCTTGATAATCCCATGCTGGACAACAATTTTGCGCTGGCGTGCAGTATGCTCACCGGAAGTATTCTCGGATATCCGGTTCTGGAGGAGCAGAACCGCGAGCTGCTGCTTGCGTGGCTGGAGGGCGACAGGACGATTAAGCTCTCACAGCTCAGAGCGATGGATTTTTATCCGAGCCGCATCACCCGCTACAATGCCAGACATATGCTTCGCTCTCTGGCGGAAATTATTCGGATGGGCGGTTATTCCGGACTGTTTATTGCCATCGATGATCTGGAGATTCTTATCAGCCGTTCCAGTCTGGAACCGGTGCATTACACCAAAATGAAGCGCGAGGATACTTATGAGAGCATCCGTCAGCTCATTGACGATATTGACAGCATGAAAAATATCATGTTTGTCTATGCTTTTGACCGGAAGCTGATGGACGAGGAAAACACCGGTCTGAAATCGTACCAGGCGCTGTGGATGCGCATCCAGAATGAAATTGTGGGAGAGCGCTTCAACCGTTTTGCCGATATGATAGATCTGGACCGTCTGGCGGCGCAGGAATACACGCCGGATGTGATTGTAGCTATTTCAGAGAGCATTGCGCGGGCGCAGAAAAGCGCTCCGGCGGCGCCGCTGAGCCTGGAGACGGCAGAAGCGATCGTGCAGCAGGCGCGTACCGGCGCAACAGGTATTCCACAGCTCATTCAGAGCGCCATGCAGGAGGAAAAAGAGAATGTATGA